A region of Sparus aurata chromosome 8, fSpaAur1.1, whole genome shotgun sequence DNA encodes the following proteins:
- the yars2 gene encoding tyrosine--tRNA ligase, mitochondrial, with product MAASMARTCCYASRHGSSILPRRTSLPLTLRSTFHLSSPVHDGLLFSLNKRGILKESFPEDAAQDRLPRLLQSGAQTVYCGFDPTADSLHVGNLLALIGLLHFRNAGHHVLAVLGGATAQIGDPSGKTSERERLAADAVEANTRSIRESIQRIFTNHEVHFHDGSKKLGTVTVLNNLSWYKDRSVVGFLSEAGRHFRMGTMLSRHSVQSRLRSADGMSLTEFTYQVFQAYDFHHLNQIYGCKIQLGGTDQLGNLMSGHEFIHKVSGEEVYGLTIPLVTSSVGDKLGKTAGNAVWLNRDKTTPFELYQFFLRQPDTSVEGYLKLFTFLSLAEVERLMEQQREDPGKRLAHKRLAAEVTKLVHGKEGLESAKRCTNALYHSSVEALEEMSDEELQELFREAPFHEMLLEPGTTVIDACRLVKAIPEGAKGYRMVSEGAVWINHKRTDKPEQVLIPKLHILSNGLTLLRVGKRNFYIIKWLGL from the exons ATGGCTGCCTCCATGGCGAGGACCTGCTGTTATGCATCGCGGCATGGATCCTCTATTCTTCCAAGGAGAACGAGTCTTCCCCTCACACTCAGATCTACATTTCACCTTTCCTCCCCTGTACATGACGGACTGCTGTTTTCTCTAAACAAACGCGGCATCCTGAAGGAGTCTTTCCCAGAGGACGCGGCTCAGGACCGGCTCCCTCGGCTGCTCCAGTCCGGTGCTCAGACTGTGTACTGCGGCTTCGACCCCACGGCCGACAGCCTCCATGTGGGCAACCTGCTCGCCCTCATCGGCCTGCTGCACTTCCGAAACGCCGGGCATCACGTCCTCGCCGTGCTCGGAGGGGCCACGGCCCAAATCGGTGACCCGAGTGGGAAAACGAGCGAGAGGGAGCGGCTGGCCGCGGACGCCGTGGAGGCGAACACCCGCAGCATCCGCGAGAGCATCCAGAGGATCTTCACCAACCACGAGGTGCACTTTCACGACGGCTCCAAGAAGCTGGGCACCGTGACGGTCCTGAACAACCTGAGCTGGTACAAGGACCGGAGCGTGGTGGGCTTTCTGTCCGAGGCCGGAAGGCACTTCAGGATGGGCACCATGCTCAGTCGCCACAGCGTGCAGTCCAGGCTGAGGAGCGCTGACGGTATGAGCCTGACAGAGTTCACCTACCAGGTGTTCCAAGCTTATGACTTCCACCACCTGAACCAAATATACGGCTGCAAGATTCAGCTCGGGGGCACCGACCAGCTGGGCAATTTGATGTCTGGCCATGAGTTCATTCACAA AGTGAGCGGCGAGGAGGTGTACGGCCTCACCATCCCCCTGGTGACCAGCTCGGTCGGGGACAAGCTGGGGAAGACGGCGGGCAACGCGGTGTGGCTCAACAGAGACAAGACAACTCCCTTCGAACTCTACCAGTTCTTTCTCAGGCAGCCCGACACCAGTGTGGAGGG GTACCTGAAGCTGTTCACCTTCCTTTCTCTGGCAGAGGTGGAGAGGCTGatggagcagcagagggaggatcCAGGTAAACGCCTCGCACACAAACGGCTGGCTGCAGAGGTGACGAAGCTGGTGCATGGAAAGGAGGGACTGGAGAGTGCAAAgag ATGTACGAACGCGCTGTACCACAGCAGCGTGGAGGCCCTGGAGGAGATGAGTGACGAGGAGCTTCAGGAGCTCTTCAGGGAGGCGCCCTTCCATGAGATGCTGTTGGAGCCGGGAACCACTGTGATAGATGCCTGCCGCCTGGTCAAAGCAATCCCAGAGGGAGCAAAAGG GTATCGAATGGTCTCAGAGGGAGCGGTGTGGATCAACCACAAGCGGACGGACAAACCGGAGCAGGTGCTGATCCCCAAACTCCACATCCTGTCAAATGGACTTACCTTGCTCAGAGTGGGCAAGAGGAACTTCTACATCATCAAGTGGCTGGGTCTCTGA
- the pparab gene encoding peroxisome proliferator-activated receptor alpha b isoform X1 yields MVDMESHYHPPSPLEDSVLGSPLCAGDDFMGGMEELQDISQSIDNDALSSFDAPEYQSSSNGSEGSTVLDALTPASSPSSVVYSMAAGQEDFSSSSSSLNLECRVCADRASGYHYGVHACEGCKGFFRRTIRLKLEYDKCERRCKIQKKNRNKCQYCRFQKCLSVGMSHNAIRFGRMPQSEKLKLKAEMVTGDREVEDPQVSDQKTLARQIYEAYLKNFNMNKAKARTILTGKTSTPPFVIHDMETLQLAEQTLVAKMVGSAASLKDREAEVRIFHCCQCTSVETVTELTEFAKSVPGFSSLDLNDQVTLLKYGVYEALFALLASSMNKDGLLVAYGSGFITREFLKSLRRPFSDMMEPKFQFAMKFNGLELDDSDLALFVAAIICCGDRPGLVNVAHIERMQESIVQVLQLHLLANHPDDTFLFPKLLQKLADLRQLVTEHAQLVQEIKKTEDTSLHPLLQEIYRDMY; encoded by the exons ATGGTCGACATGGAAAGCCACTACCATCCCCCTTCGCCCCTGGAGGACTCGGTGCTGGGCAGCCCTCTGTGCGCCGGTGACGACTTCATGGGCGGCATGGAGGAGCTCCAGGACATCTCCCAGTCCATCGACAACGACGCCCTCAGCTCCTTTGATGCCCCCGAATACCAGTCCTCCAGCAATGGCTCTGAAGGTTCCACTGTTTTAG ATGCCCTGACGCCCGCATCCAGTCCGTCGTCGGTAGTTTACAGCATGGCGGCGGGCCAGGAGGActtctcatcttcctcctcttcacttAACCTGGAGTGTCGAGTCTGCGCCGATCGCGCCTCGGGCTACCACTATGGAGTGCATGCTTGCGAGGGATGCAAG GGTTTTTTCCGGCGGACCATCCGTCTGAAGCTGGAATACGACAAGTGCGAGCGCCGCTGCAAAATTCAAAAGAAGAACCGCAACAAGTGCCAATACTGCCGCTTCCAGAAGTGCCTGTCAGTGGGCATGTCCCACAACG CTATCCGTTTCGGTCGGATGCCCCAGTCAGAGAAGCTAAAGCTAAAGGCGGAGATGGTGACGGGGGACAGGGAGGTTGAAGACCCCCAGGTATCCGACCAGAAGACACTGGCCAGGCAGATCTACGAGGCCTACCTCAAGAACTTCAACATGAACAAGGCCAAGGCTCGAACAATTCTCACCGGCAAGACCAGCACCCCT CCTTTCGTCATCCACGACATGGAAACCCTCCAGCTGGCAGAGCAGACCCTGGTGGCAAAGATGGTGGGCTCGGCGGCCTCGCTGAAGGACAGGGAGGCGGAAGTTCGCATCTTCCACTGCTGCCAGTGCACGTCGGTGGAAACGGTGACAGAGCTCACGGAGTTCGCGAAGTCCGTCCCCGGCTTCTCGAGCCTGGACCTCAACGATCAGGTGACTCTTTTGAAATACGGCGTGTACGAGGCCCTCTTCGCCTTGCTCGCCTCCAGCATGAACAAGGACGGGCTCCTCGTGGCGTACGGCTCAGGCTTCATCACCCGGGAATTCCTCAAGAGCCTGCGGCGGCCGTTCAGTGATATGATGGAGCCAAAGTTCCAGTTTGCAATGAAGTTCAACGGGCTGGAGCTGGACGACAGTGACCTGGCTCTGTTTGTGGCTGCTATCATCTGCTGTGGAG ACCGACCCGGCCTGGTGAATGTGGCGCACATCGAGCGAATGCAGGAGAGCATTGTGCAGGTGCTACAGCTCCATCTGCTGGCCAACCACCCTGATGACACTTTCCTCTTCCccaagctgctgcagaaactcGCCGACCTCCGGCAGCTTGTCACCGAGCACGCTCAGCTGGTGCAGGAGATCAAAAAGACAGAGGACACTTCACTTCACCCGCTCCTGCAGGAGATCTACAGAGACATGTACTGA
- the pparab gene encoding peroxisome proliferator-activated receptor alpha b isoform X2 — translation MSTCCYINIHSVAATHQSGFFRRTIRLKLEYDKCERRCKIQKKNRNKCQYCRFQKCLSVGMSHNAIRFGRMPQSEKLKLKAEMVTGDREVEDPQVSDQKTLARQIYEAYLKNFNMNKAKARTILTGKTSTPPFVIHDMETLQLAEQTLVAKMVGSAASLKDREAEVRIFHCCQCTSVETVTELTEFAKSVPGFSSLDLNDQVTLLKYGVYEALFALLASSMNKDGLLVAYGSGFITREFLKSLRRPFSDMMEPKFQFAMKFNGLELDDSDLALFVAAIICCGDRPGLVNVAHIERMQESIVQVLQLHLLANHPDDTFLFPKLLQKLADLRQLVTEHAQLVQEIKKTEDTSLHPLLQEIYRDMY, via the exons ATGTCAACATGCTGCTACATAAACATTCACAGTGTAGCAGCAACTCATCAAAGT GGTTTTTTCCGGCGGACCATCCGTCTGAAGCTGGAATACGACAAGTGCGAGCGCCGCTGCAAAATTCAAAAGAAGAACCGCAACAAGTGCCAATACTGCCGCTTCCAGAAGTGCCTGTCAGTGGGCATGTCCCACAACG CTATCCGTTTCGGTCGGATGCCCCAGTCAGAGAAGCTAAAGCTAAAGGCGGAGATGGTGACGGGGGACAGGGAGGTTGAAGACCCCCAGGTATCCGACCAGAAGACACTGGCCAGGCAGATCTACGAGGCCTACCTCAAGAACTTCAACATGAACAAGGCCAAGGCTCGAACAATTCTCACCGGCAAGACCAGCACCCCT CCTTTCGTCATCCACGACATGGAAACCCTCCAGCTGGCAGAGCAGACCCTGGTGGCAAAGATGGTGGGCTCGGCGGCCTCGCTGAAGGACAGGGAGGCGGAAGTTCGCATCTTCCACTGCTGCCAGTGCACGTCGGTGGAAACGGTGACAGAGCTCACGGAGTTCGCGAAGTCCGTCCCCGGCTTCTCGAGCCTGGACCTCAACGATCAGGTGACTCTTTTGAAATACGGCGTGTACGAGGCCCTCTTCGCCTTGCTCGCCTCCAGCATGAACAAGGACGGGCTCCTCGTGGCGTACGGCTCAGGCTTCATCACCCGGGAATTCCTCAAGAGCCTGCGGCGGCCGTTCAGTGATATGATGGAGCCAAAGTTCCAGTTTGCAATGAAGTTCAACGGGCTGGAGCTGGACGACAGTGACCTGGCTCTGTTTGTGGCTGCTATCATCTGCTGTGGAG ACCGACCCGGCCTGGTGAATGTGGCGCACATCGAGCGAATGCAGGAGAGCATTGTGCAGGTGCTACAGCTCCATCTGCTGGCCAACCACCCTGATGACACTTTCCTCTTCCccaagctgctgcagaaactcGCCGACCTCCGGCAGCTTGTCACCGAGCACGCTCAGCTGGTGCAGGAGATCAAAAAGACAGAGGACACTTCACTTCACCCGCTCCTGCAGGAGATCTACAGAGACATGTACTGA